The following DNA comes from Hordeum vulgare subsp. vulgare chromosome 3H, MorexV3_pseudomolecules_assembly, whole genome shotgun sequence.
TTTCTAGATACTGCTTTCGTTTGATCAATATTATTTGAAATCCACGTGTTGGATGATATTGGCTTAATTCTTATTTCTGTCTAGTTTACTTCCAAAGAACAATTTCCATGGGCAAATCCCCAGAGAGTTTGGAGGGTTATCTGCCCTTGAAGTACTGGATTTGAGTGCCAACAACTTGGATGGAACAATTCCAAAAGAACTAGGGACGATGCCACTACTCAAACAGCTGTAAGGCCAATTGCATCATTTGTGatctcttctttgcttcatagAATGAAGTACCATTGTGTTTCAGATCACTTCATAATAATCAGTTCCAAGAAGGCGTCTCATCTTTCAACATACAAGATGGAGCTGCTAAGCAGACATGCTGCTTGAGCAGAAAACTAGGTTGCTGGTAAGTGGCTACATGGATGTGCCCGGCACTACTTTTGTGGTCACTCAACTTAGCCTTGAAATTTTCATAGGCTTAATTTCTGAAAGTTTTGTTTTACATCCTAACAGATCTTCGTTTTACAGGCTGGGGTCTCAGAATTGGATTTCTTTCAACGTCCTCCGTGAGAAATACTGCAACAATCTACCAAGTAATTGGGCGTTTTCAGGATGTAGACTCAACACTTTTTAGTCTGATGTGTTACACATCATTAAACATTTCATTTTGTCTGTCAGGTTTTACTGAGTCACACATCATGCAGAATTTGCAGTCCTTAGCAAGCGCGATGCACCGCAGGCTGCTTGGTGAAGCTGGCAATCTGCCTGCTCTTTCAGGGAATACTGACCCGGGAAATTCAACAGGAATCGAGAGACCTGCTGATGTTCTATCTCTAGGGACTGGTTCATTTCCTGCGTTCCCAAAGCCGGATGGCCAAATCCTGATGCCTTCGGTTCCAGAATCCGTTGAGAACGTTGATGCTGCAACACCGAAACAGGTGCCTGCCGCAGTGACCCAATCAGCCGACAAAGAGTCATCTGATGCGAAGTATGGCATTTGGACTTATGTCCTCATATTTCTAGCTGCAATACTGCTCATTAGCCTGATTATTGCGCCGATCTTGGTCTGCCGGAAGCGAGGAGATGGATCGATAGCCCCCTGGAAAACAGGGCTAAGCGGCCAACTTCGGAAGGCATTTGTAACAGGTAATTGTTCTAATTATCCTACCAGCTTTTATTGTTTATGAAGGCAATATATCTCATGAAAGAAACATAAGAAATACGTACATGCATAGCCTGACAATAGAACATGTGGGTCTTCTGTGATACAGTTTGTATTTTAGATGCACCGGATATTCTTACTTTGAACTGGTACATGATGAACTGAGGACGCTAGTGCTTCCATTATATTTGTTGAGATGCCATTGCCTCCAGGTAATACAATTTAACGTTGGGTAACTCAATTCTTTCATTCAGGTGTTCCAAAGCTAAACAGGCCAGAACTCGAAGCCGCTTGCGAGGATTTCAGCAACATCCTCAATGCTCAACCTAGCTGTACTGTGTTCAAGGGGACATTATCTAGCGGGGTTGAGATTTGTGTTGTCTCCACTTCCATTTCATCAATCAATGAGTGGTCCAAGAGTTCAGAAACGTTCTTCAGAAAAAAGGTGACTCCGAACATCTTCTAGCAGCCAACATAAACAAGTTGCAAGTGGTCAAAAGCGTGAGTTTTAGTAATAACCTTTCTAATCACTTCATTCCCTTTGTGTAGATAGATACACTGTCAAGAGTCAACCACAAGAACTTTGTCAATCTCCTCGGCTATTGCATAGAAAATAAACCCTTCATGAGGATGATGGTGTACGAGTATGCTCCGAATGGAACTCTTTCTGAGCATCTTCATCGTAAGGAATTTTACTTTCGCATTACCTCCTTGCGCATAAGCTACGTATACTCTGTATATCCGCCTGCAAACTGAATTACTAACCTTGCAGTCAAGGTGTTTGAGGATCTCGACTGGGCCGCGAGGATGAGGATCATCATGGGCCTGGCGTATTGCCTCCAGTACATGCACCATGAGCTCGATCCGCCTGTGGCGATAAACGATATACGCTCTGACGCAATCTTTATGACAGATGACTATGCTGCTAAGGTATCCATTTGAAGGAAatcagttttttcttcttctgaaaCACGGGGTTCAGTGGAGGCATGATTCATTAATAAGCTACTACCACATTATAATTAACACAACATTGATTGAGATGGACACTGGTTTACAGATTGCTGATGTTGGCATGTGGAAAGAAGTCGCGGACAGAGCAAAGGCTGCAAAGCAGGACTGCAGCAGCCGCTCTGAACTTCCTCCCGATCTGGCGGGCAGTGTCTTCTGCTTTGGCACGCTTGCGCTTGAGATCATATCCGGAAAGCTTCCTGAACCAAATGACCATGATCCGACCTGCATCTGGGTATGCACGATGAGCAAAACCGCGCAATCCCAAACTTAATTTCCAACAACATTGCATTTGTACAACTGTGATCTTCTTTTCCGCCGTGCAGGCTGCCGAGCATCTCAAAGCCAAGAATTATGGGGAGCTCGTCGACACTGTGCTCGAGGAACACAAGGCCAACGAGCTGGAGGCCGTCTGCGAGGTGATCGAGGAGTGCACCGACCCTGACCCGGCGCAGCGGCCAGCAATGCGAGACGTGACGGGAAAGCTCAGGGAAGTTCTTGGCGTCTCGCCGGAGGCGGCGGCGCCACGGCTCTCGCCCCTCTGGTGGGCTGAACTCGAGTTACTGTCCATAAAGTCGAACTAGTAGGATTGCTGCTGCTGCATATGTATACCATTTGTTTGGGTGAGCACCAACGTGCCGTGTAACATCATCCCTCTTGATCCTACGAACAGTTTCGCTGTAAACTTTTGCTGAACGCTGTGATCATCACCCGTACGTGCAGGGAAAAGGTTGTAAATGACAGATGTGATGCAGCTAATGTACATGTTGATCTTCTTTACTCAAGATGAGGGAATACCATGGACATATGTACTACTGAGTATTTATTTGTTTTATTATTAATTTTTATATCGGTGTAGAAAACCGAACAAATTCCTGAATCTTCAGACGTTTAGTTTCTTAAATGCTAAACTAGGTCTAACCAATGCACATCATAAGTTTGCATGACAATTCGACCATTTCAAATATGTTCTTTTCTTGCATCATTGCATGTCTCTCTGTTGCTCGGTGAAAACGCGCACCAATTATTGAGAAGCTACTCACCCGCCAAATATTTGCATGTACAAATTATGGAATTCAGATGATATTTTTAATCTAGCTTGTTGCAAATCATGCACTCGACACCTGGCACAACCATGACCTACAGCTACACCAAACTGGGCATTCATGTGTATGTGTGGCCAAAAAAAGAAGTGACACTACTAAAATTTAGCGTCAAACTTATGTCCAATCGATGAGCATCTTCATGTGACAACCAGACAGTAATGGTGAAAGAAATATATTGCGATCAACATATGGTCGGTGAAGGAACAGCGCGATCTCATCCACGGCTGAAACAAAAAATACACCACAGAGACCCATTGAAAAGAATTGGCCACGCAAGGATGGAACGGGATGGATTGGATGTGGGTTACTGATTAATCAACATCTGAATGTGACATGTGtttcaagaagaagaaaactgaATGTGACATGGTGAGTGCTGCATTCTCTGGCCCTGTTCGGAGACGCTCCCTCCACAGCTTCGGGAGCAGAGCTGGCGGTCAAAACAAGAGAGCTGCAGTTTCCTAGCTCCGCCGGTTCATGGAGCTGGTGGATTACCGAACAGAGCCAGCCTGTATCAAGTTTCAGCCAACCAAATACGGCACCTGACGTTTGTGGCAACCCAATATTACCAAGAGACTAAACTAGGTCAATGCTCTGGAAGATTCTCACCACCGTCGATTTGTCAGCCAGAAAATAAAAGGATGTAGACCTATTTGCCAGAGAAAGAAGACAAGTGCCACATGAATGCATATGTGGCCCTGCTTCTGATCACGCAAAACCGGGAATTTTACAAGTCAAGAATTGATGTAAATGAAGAAATAAAATGACGCAAAAAAAAGTTACTGAATCAAACGGCGACAGTAGTATACACAGTACAGATTAACAAGCCCACAAACACACATATGAAATGCAGAGCAAGGTTTCATTCTCACACAAGAAAAAAGAGAGCAGGCCAGGTTGGTATAAGTTGCATCCAGATCACGCAAGTTGTGGAGCAACGACGGCCAAACCACCCCAGAAACATATGCCTCATCACATGCATTGTTGCACTCTCAACCCAGCAACCGGGCCGATTACGGAAAACCTAACATCTTTCTCAGAGACATCAACCGTGATGGCCACATGCGCGGCTCAAGCCAAGTGGTCACcgggccaacacctcatccgccCCACATCTTGTTAAACAAGGCAATCATGGACACACCATTCAATTACTACTGTTCACACAATGCACCAGCAGCAATTGCCGCCCCGAAAGGCTCATGTAATTGTTGCACAGAAAGATGGAAGGATGGGATGAAGGCCAGGATgtgtggatggatggatgtattCAGAGCAGGCCAGtgatgaggctcccctgcctacaAATAGCACCAGAAACCACAGCCATCCAACACAATGTACCAGGCTTTATTTTTAGGCGGCCTGTTCCAGCTCCAGAGAGAAGGGCAAGCTCCTGGCCTCATGTCGCGAGGAAAGCTCTAGCCACCGCAGACTATTCTTCTCTCCCGCCATCCTCTCCATCATCCTTGGAGGATTCTGAGAAAACAGACCAGTCGTGTATTAGTTTTCCCCCCAATCACAGCGCGCTCTCGCCCTTCACCTCTCCTCCCTCTCGGGGAGGGAGGAACACAGAGGGACGAAGTGGCGCAGAGTAGACGCTTGTGAATAGCCAATTTTTTTACCTCCAGTTTGCTGCTGCTCTTGTGCCCAAGAATCCGATAAGATGGAGAGGAAGTCCACCATCCTCATGAACCGGTATGAGCTTGGCCGTATGCTCGGGCAGGGCACCTTCGCCAAGGTGTACCATGCGCGGAGCCTTGCCACCAACCAGAGCGTCGCCATCAAGGTCATTGACAAGGAGAAGGTGTTGCGTGTCGGCATGATTGACCAGATCAAGCGGGAGATCTCCATCATGCGCCTCGTTCGCCATCCAAACATCGTCCAGCTGCACGAGGTCATGGCCAGCAAGAGCAAGATATACTTTGCGATGGAGTATGTCCGGGGCGGCGAGCTCTTTGCCAGGGTAGCCAAGGGTCGGCTCAAGGAAGATGCTGCAAGGAAGTACTTTCAACAATTGATAGGGGCTGTGGACTTCTGCCACAGCCGTGATGTCTATCACCGGGACCTCAAGCCGGAGAACCTTCTCGTGGATGAGCATGGAAACCTCAAGGTGTCCGACTTCGGGTTGAGTGCCCTCAAAGAGTGTCAGAAGCAAGATGGCCTGCTGCACACAACCTGTGGCACACCTGCATATGTTGCGCCGGAGATAATCAACAAGAAGGGCTATGATGGAGAAAAGGCAGACATATGGTCTTGTGGTGTCATACTTTTTGTTCTGCTTGCCGGCTACCTCCCATTCCAAGACTCAAATTTGATGGAGATGTACCGGAAGATCAGCAAAGGTGATGTCAGGTATCCACAGTGGTTCAGTTCTGATGCCCGGAAGCTTCTATGCAGGCTGCTCGATCCAAATCCAAACACTAGGATCACCATGGATAAGCTGATTGAGCACCCATGGTTCAAGAAAGGGTACAAACCAGCAGTGATGCTGGGAACACCACGTGCCTCAAAGGATCTTAACGATGTCCAGGCTGCTTTCAGTACTGACCACAAGGATGGTGAAGGCAGCAGGGCAGAACAACCAAATAGCCCATTGAAGCCAGCAAGCTTGAATGCGTTTGACATAATCTCCCTCTCCAAAGGATTTGATCTTTCTGGCCTATTTGAGAAGGACCAAGAGCAGAAGTCAAACTCGCGGTTCATGACCCAAAAACCCGCATCAGCAATAGTGTCAAAGCTGGAGCAGATAGCTGAGACAGAGTCCTTCAAGGTGAAGAAGCAGGACGGACTTGTGACGCTGCAGGGATCCAAAGAAGGGAGAAAGGGGCAGCTTGCGATTGATGCGGAGATCTTTGAAGTGACTCCATCCTTCTATGTTGTTGAGGTGAAGAAGTCGGCAGGAGACACATTGGAGTACGAACGGTTCTGCAAAAAGGGCCTACGGCCTTCTCTCAAGGACATCTGCTGGAACGGTCCGTCAGAGGAAAAGCTTCCATTAGTATCGGAGTCAGTACCTCCAACTCCGTCCTCCAAGTCGACCAAAAGGAATGTCATTTAAGTGTGATATCTTCTGAGATGCAATTACAATCTattctcctctctctttcttcccCCCTCAAAGAGCTGAGACTTTGCTCACTTGAGCATCATGCTTTAGGGCTCTTTGTTAATCTTTTTTGCAGTTTCCCTTTTGTGGTAgcaattgtagtatatggatctcCTGTTCTGTTCACCACTAGAAGCACAAAAGGTCACAGTAACACTCTTACAGTGTTGCTCTGGGACAAGCATACCATCACCTGCAATAAGAACCGAAGCTATTATAGGATGATTTAAGTAGTTTCATCTAAAATAATAAATCATAAACCACCGTGGAAGATAGCATAGAACAGATTCCTCTCTCTGTAATATTCCCGGTATGTTGTCTTGGGACTTGAGTACATCCTACTTGTTATGAAGTTAATACAGATGCATTAAACAAGTATCACGGATTTGATGGAGCGCAGAAATAAAATTCTGAAGTGCTCAACAATTATTTATTTACGTGTTATACTGAAATATACTAAAGCAGAAATAAATCACGGGACCAATATTATATATAACCTGTTAACCATCAAAGTTGCTCGTACAAAATAATCAACCTCTTCATTTGATGATGTTACAAATGCATGCAACTACCAGAAATGAATGATTCTAGTCAAACAACTTACTATAAGAAATCTTCAGCAGAAACAAGCCACAATCAACTTACATATAATCAAAATCATGTGAAATATACAAAGTGACATCACCAGGAGTCAAAGAAGCAGAGAACGTTTATCTTTGTTGTCCATACACGGAAATTATAAAATCACGGTCTTATGATGATATTAGTGACTTATACTGTTCTAATTGAGTGAACATTATCAAGCCAGTTGACATAAAAAACAACAAACTCCAGACGAAATTTGAACTGCATAGTTGGATGACCTTTCACCCACCCAAACTTCTTGATGTAACTTTGTTCGCGACAGATCCAAATCAGGAAAGAACCTTGAACCAAACTTGACAGAGGCGGATTGTATTGGAGAAGTCCACAGGGTAAATCAAGAATTAGATAGTTTAAAGAGCCCTTTTGCAAACCTGAAGACATAATACTCTTATGTATTTAAGACTGCCAACATATCACCTACTCAGGCAGTTACACTAACAGTTATTCATAGCCCTTAAAAAAAACTCTCCATGATACCATCAAATCTGCTATGCTCACTGAAATCACATAGAAAGCAAGAATAATACCATGTCTCCTGAAATGCTATAGCACAGATGTTATTAAGGAAGTGGATAATGTCCATACTAAAATCAACAGTGTCCCAAGATCTGGTCTAGAAGGAAACCTACATGGTAAACACACAAAAATTTAGCTGTCTAGTTGCTATCAAGAAAAGTTTTCCCATCGCTTTTAAATTCACCCTAGTTGCTGCAATAATCTGATAGAGCAACAACAAGAACCTAAGGATCCTAAAAATCCCTTGCAGCATGAAATAAATGTAGCTTTCACCATTGAAAGATCAATTCACGGAACCCTTAACTGCAAATCAAGAATCCCCATTTTGCATATGCTTATACTTGGCAAAAGTTGATCCTAAGCATCACAGAATCTTGAAAGGAAAAAAGCCCCAGAGTGTTTATATGTTACTTCAATCTGTGCAAACTTTTGAAGTAATAAAAGAGAAATGCTTTATAACTAGGAGAATGCTGCAACTCAGGTTTTACCAGTAAACTACCTATGGTTTGATGTGCGGTTCTACCAAATTACCACATGAACAGCGGACAAAAGAACATTGAAAGCTTTTCTGATAGAACTAATAACATGTAAATCATGGTGATCTCACGGCTCCATATCAAACAAAAGTGTAACAGGAGTATTATTATTCATCAGGCCACAGCTGAGCAGGTGGATTCAAGCTCGCATCATTCACAATTTCACATGGTAAAAAAAGGATGGTCATCGGTTAATGTTATCACAATACATTACATAAAACAGAATAAGTGGTACTATTTTTTCCCCCTTTCGCGAGTGGCAAGCCAACATCGCGAGAACCCTAACCAGCAAAGACGGCCCCACCTCCGAGGTCAGGGCTTCCCGACGGCGACGGCGCTCACCGGAGACGCGTCGGCTGCTACCAACACGGCGGAGTCGGAAGTGGCTGCGACCGCTGCTGCTTCTGCCGCGGCGGACGCCTCCTCCTGCTTGCGCTCGTGGTCGAGATACATGTTGATGGCCTTGGTGCAGATCACTGCGGTGCGGAGACAGAGGCGTTAAGCCCCGCCGGCTAAAGCATATGAGTACATGAATGTAAAACAGAGAGAGCAGGATGCGCACCGCCGGCgccgatgaaggagaagaagcggAGGACCGTGGTGGAGGCTTCGCCGGCGGCGGACATGGTGGTGGGGGAACTAGCCGGGGCTGCTTTGGACTGGGCTACGATTTCCGGGCTTATGTTCTCGGTTTTCTTTTCGGGATGTGTTGTTTGTGGGTGCGAGATACAGAGATGGGCCATCTCATGTAGTCGGCATTTCGCTTCAGCAACTTCTAAATGGGCTGGCCACATACGGCTCATGAACGCTGAAAATTATGTTTTCCATTTGAACATATTCCAAATAGGGCACTCATCTGTGCCGGCGCGCTTCGGCCGGTCACACACGAACCGTCAGATCGAACCCTGTTAACCGTAAGATTGAGTCatgcagcaaaaatcatcaatgataACAAAAACGAGCAGCAGTGTAACAAATTTCGGCCACAGATACAGCAAAAACATGGTTATAGCAAAATCACCGTCGTCGTCGCGCGAGGTCGCAACACCGCCTTGATGGATATAGCAAAAAAAATTGTCGGTAGTAGCAAAATGCAactacggttgcagcaaaaattcATCGCAGCCGTCCCTAGGCCGCAGGTGCACcttgatggatgtagcaaaaaagtTAGTCGGTAGTAGCAAAATGCAACTACGGTTGCAGCTTTCCTTGCTGGGCAGACCGATTGAAGCTTTCCCTAtctatggttgaagcttttttcaacAACATTTGAAGCTTTTTTAGATGAAAGTTGCAACTTGTATACACGCGAGCCCGCCCATGGCAGCAGGCGACGAGGACAACATGCGATAGCTGGAACCGGTGGAGCGGGCGGCCGACGGGGACGGGCACCGCGATGAGGACGGTCGATAGGGGCAGGCAGCAGCAATGTGGGCTGCGGCActttgacagcccgatgccgacgttccagaagattctctttcctttccgttttcgtcctgtggcttattttatttgtcgcatcatcatcgcatcatgcgcatcatcaacattgcatcggcatctccgtcgccaccagttttcaaaacttgcatccgttgttagttgccggttctcgtcgttgtccgttctgagcccgaccgcacacgcacgcgcccgcggcaccgtcgaaactttgtttttaaaagtgtgcgtaaaactttgtctgatcgaggtgaaacttggcatgcggtcgtaatttgttttagttaggccgcctgccgaatttcatcgcgatcggggttcgtctggtacccggacggtcgaccgtagccgcaccgtattcggtctaccgtcggacgtctgtcggtgttttaaaaattgttgccgcaCTGCCCGTTCtctctctcgtctccggatatcccctctacacggccgcatacccgttcccgcgtgcggaatcgttcgaatccgacccccccggttggatccggaacgcgatttcggATAACCTAGACCCCCcatttgcctataaatagaccccctcctattttttaggcagccaaccccctctctcctcgaaattcgtgcaaaccctagcctccacctTCTCCAACTAATCCTCAGATCCGATCTGAGCGATCTGGACCGTCGGATCTCGGATCCAACGGCCCAGGGCGTCTCCCTCCTCTTGCCCGagctccctcccatggcagccacCTACTGTGCCCGTGCTCCATGCGCCGCCTCCCGTGCTCCCATGCCAGGGGCACTGAGCAACGCCTCCCGCAGCCTCGTCGGCCCCGCTGCCTTGCGCACTCCCTGTAGGGCgccccgcagcgccgccccgcagCAGCCGCCCCGCTACTCGTCGGAGTCCCGCGCGCCTCTGCCACagctcgcgccgccgccgggatTGGACCTCCCGTGCACGGATCCGGCTAGATCCGGCAGCTGCCCTCGCCCCTGCCCTAGGTCCGGCAGTCATCGAAGCCTGGAGCCCCTCTGTCGGCTCCCTGCTGCGCCGCCACGAGCCCTGCGGAGGAGTACGACGACGTCCAGCGCCAGGCGTCGCCCTCGCCAAGATCGCCACCCACCGCGGCCCAGCGGGATTCGAGTCGGCCCAGCTCGGCCTTCCCGCAGTCGGCCCGCACCAGCGTCCCTCCGCCTCGCCTCTCCTCGGCCCAAGCTGCGAGGCCCAACTCCAGCCAGCGAGGTGAGCCCGAGCTCAATTCCCTCGCCCTGAACGCATTTTCTTATATCGCGCCCAGCTCGGCCCGTTAGTTAATTTAGGTCATTTTCGGAATtagataaattccagaaaataactGTATATTTAAACgcgcgtatcttttgaaccgttagTCGGATCACGATGTATTAGATATGTTTTTCGTGTAGAA
Coding sequences within:
- the LOC123443179 gene encoding protein MALE DISCOVERER 2-like isoform X1 codes for the protein MGGARWGPLLLFLLVVLLQADAWGGSAPLNGEGLALLELRARVEGDPHRVFDDWDPMDGNPCSWSGVQCSDGKVEILNLTGHELAGTLAPEIGSLQRLRSLLLPKNNFHGQIPREFGGLSALEVLDLSANNLDGTIPKELGTMPLLKQLSLHNNQFQEGVSSFNIQDGAAKQTCCLSRKLGCWLGSQNWISFNVLREKYCNNLPSFTESHIMQNLQSLASAMHRRLLGEAGNLPALSGNTDPGNSTGIERPADVLSLGTGSFPAFPKPDGQILMPSVPESVENVDAATPKQVPAAVTQSADKESSDAKYGIWTYVLIFLAAILLISLIIAPILVCRKRGDGSIAPWKTGLSGQLRKAFVTGVPKLNRPELEAACEDFSNILNAQPSCTVFKGTLSSGVEICVVSTSISSINEWSKSSETFFRKKIDTLSRVNHKNFVNLLGYCIENKPFMRMMVYEYAPNGTLSEHLHLKVFEDLDWAARMRIIMGLAYCLQYMHHELDPPVAINDIRSDAIFMTDDYAAKIADVGMWKEVADRAKAAKQDCSSRSELPPDLAGSVFCFGTLALEIISGKLPEPNDHDPTCIWAAEHLKAKNYGELVDTVLEEHKANELEAVCEVIEECTDPDPAQRPAMRDVTGKLREVLGVSPEAAAPRLSPLWWAELELLSIKSN
- the LOC123443179 gene encoding protein MALE DISCOVERER 2-like isoform X2, producing the protein MPLLKQLSLHNNQFQEGVSSFNIQDGAAKQTCCLSRKLGCWLGSQNWISFNVLREKYCNNLPSFTESHIMQNLQSLASAMHRRLLGEAGNLPALSGNTDPGNSTGIERPADVLSLGTGSFPAFPKPDGQILMPSVPESVENVDAATPKQVPAAVTQSADKESSDAKYGIWTYVLIFLAAILLISLIIAPILVCRKRGDGSIAPWKTGLSGQLRKAFVTGVPKLNRPELEAACEDFSNILNAQPSCTVFKGTLSSGVEICVVSTSISSINEWSKSSETFFRKKIDTLSRVNHKNFVNLLGYCIENKPFMRMMVYEYAPNGTLSEHLHLKVFEDLDWAARMRIIMGLAYCLQYMHHELDPPVAINDIRSDAIFMTDDYAAKIADVGMWKEVADRAKAAKQDCSSRSELPPDLAGSVFCFGTLALEIISGKLPEPNDHDPTCIWAAEHLKAKNYGELVDTVLEEHKANELEAVCEVIEECTDPDPAQRPAMRDVTGKLREVLGVSPEAAAPRLSPLWWAELELLSIKSN
- the LOC123443180 gene encoding CBL-interacting protein kinase 5: MERKSTILMNRYELGRMLGQGTFAKVYHARSLATNQSVAIKVIDKEKVLRVGMIDQIKREISIMRLVRHPNIVQLHEVMASKSKIYFAMEYVRGGELFARVAKGRLKEDAARKYFQQLIGAVDFCHSRDVYHRDLKPENLLVDEHGNLKVSDFGLSALKECQKQDGLLHTTCGTPAYVAPEIINKKGYDGEKADIWSCGVILFVLLAGYLPFQDSNLMEMYRKISKGDVRYPQWFSSDARKLLCRLLDPNPNTRITMDKLIEHPWFKKGYKPAVMLGTPRASKDLNDVQAAFSTDHKDGEGSRAEQPNSPLKPASLNAFDIISLSKGFDLSGLFEKDQEQKSNSRFMTQKPASAIVSKLEQIAETESFKVKKQDGLVTLQGSKEGRKGQLAIDAEIFEVTPSFYVVEVKKSAGDTLEYERFCKKGLRPSLKDICWNGPSEEKLPLVSESVPPTPSSKSTKRNVI
- the LOC123443181 gene encoding uncharacterized protein LOC123443181 produces the protein MSAAGEASTTVLRFFSFIGAGVICTKAINMYLDHERKQEEASAAAEAAAVAATSDSAVLVAADASPVSAVAVGKP